A genomic region of Bradyrhizobium sp. ORS 278 contains the following coding sequences:
- a CDS encoding GMC family oxidoreductase, translating to MADEVDFIVVGGGSGGATVAGRLSEDPGTSVMLLDAGGRNDNWIVTTPYMLFLMVAGPVNNWSFTTVPQPGLNGRIGYQPRGRGLGGSSAINAMVYIRGHRADYDQWAALGNAGWSYEDVLPYFKRAENNAEFNGVYHGQSGPLPVNRLRTDNPVHEIFLQAAREAQFPIREDFNAETQEGLGLYQVTQQNGERWSAARAYIQPHLGQRRNLRVETRAQASLILFDGKRAVGVKYRQGKEIKEIRCRREVILASGAFQTPQLLMLSGVGDAGALARHGIASVHHLPGVGQNLQDHPDFIFAYTSDNPNFNSLSPKGIRRLLAGIGQYRRERRGVLTSNFAECGGFLKSAPNLDIPDIQLHFGMAVTDDHGRKRHGNGFSCHFCLLRPKSRGRVALGSADPLAPPLIDPNFLGEQDDVETMVAGYKTTRRLMETPAMRSLATRDLFTADVRTDDDIRSVLRARVDTVYHPVGTCKMGSADPLAVVDPSLKVHGLSGLRIVDASVMPTLIGGNTNAPTIMIGEKAADMIKAELRES from the coding sequence GTGGCGGACGAGGTCGATTTCATCGTCGTGGGTGGCGGCAGTGGCGGAGCGACCGTCGCGGGACGGCTGTCGGAGGATCCGGGCACATCGGTGATGCTGCTCGATGCCGGCGGGCGCAACGACAATTGGATCGTCACCACCCCCTATATGCTGTTCCTGATGGTCGCCGGCCCCGTCAACAACTGGTCGTTCACGACGGTGCCGCAGCCGGGACTCAACGGCCGCATCGGCTATCAGCCGCGCGGCCGCGGCCTCGGCGGCTCCTCCGCGATCAACGCCATGGTCTACATCCGCGGCCACCGCGCCGACTACGATCAGTGGGCCGCGCTCGGCAACGCCGGCTGGTCGTATGAGGACGTGCTGCCCTATTTCAAGCGCGCAGAGAACAATGCCGAGTTCAACGGCGTATATCACGGCCAGTCGGGCCCGCTGCCGGTCAATCGCCTGCGCACCGACAATCCCGTCCACGAGATCTTCCTGCAGGCGGCGCGCGAGGCGCAGTTTCCGATCCGCGAGGACTTCAATGCCGAGACCCAGGAAGGTCTCGGCCTGTATCAGGTCACCCAGCAGAATGGCGAGCGCTGGAGCGCAGCGCGCGCCTACATCCAGCCGCATCTGGGTCAGCGCCGCAATCTGCGCGTCGAGACCAGGGCCCAGGCCTCGCTGATCCTGTTCGATGGCAAGCGCGCCGTCGGCGTGAAGTATCGCCAGGGCAAGGAGATCAAGGAGATCCGCTGCCGCCGCGAGGTGATCCTGGCGTCCGGCGCCTTCCAGACGCCGCAGCTCTTGATGCTCTCCGGCGTGGGCGATGCGGGCGCCTTGGCAAGGCACGGCATCGCCAGCGTCCATCACCTGCCGGGCGTCGGCCAGAACCTGCAGGACCATCCCGACTTCATCTTCGCCTATACGTCCGACAATCCCAACTTCAACTCGCTTTCGCCAAAGGGCATCCGCAGGCTGCTGGCCGGGATCGGGCAGTATCGGCGCGAGCGCCGCGGCGTGCTGACATCGAACTTCGCCGAGTGCGGCGGCTTCCTGAAGAGCGCTCCGAATCTCGACATTCCCGACATCCAGCTGCATTTCGGCATGGCCGTCACCGATGATCATGGCCGCAAGCGCCACGGCAACGGCTTCTCGTGTCATTTCTGCCTGCTGCGGCCGAAGAGCCGCGGCAGGGTGGCGCTCGGAAGCGCCGATCCGCTGGCGCCGCCGCTGATCGATCCGAACTTCCTCGGCGAGCAGGACGACGTCGAAACCATGGTCGCAGGCTACAAGACAACGCGGCGGCTGATGGAGACGCCGGCGATGCGCAGCCTCGCCACGCGCGACCTGTTCACCGCCGACGTCAGGACCGACGACGATATCCGCAGCGTCCTGCGGGCCCGCGTGGACACCGTCTATCACCCGGTCGGCACCTGCAAGATGGGCAGTGCCGATCCGCTCGCGGTGGTCGATCCGAGCCTCAAGGTGCACGGACTCTCCGGCCTGCGCATCGTCGATGCCTCGGTCATGCCGACTTTGATCGGCGGCAACACCAACGCCCCGACGATCATGATCGGCGAGAAGGCGGCCGATATGATCAAGGCGGAGCTGCGCGAGTCCTGA
- a CDS encoding SDR family oxidoreductase — MDLGIKGRRAIVCASSKGLGRACAIALANEGVDVTITARGAEALAKTAAEIRAANPGITVTEVPGDITTPEGRAAVLKACPDPDILINNAGGPPPGDFRNWTRDDWIKALDANMLTPIELIKATVDGMMARKFGRIVNITSAAVKAPIDILGLSNGARAGLTGFVAGLSRKTVINNVTINALLPGPFETDRLRSTAKGEAEKRGVTPEQILADRAKTNPAGRFGDPEEFGLACAFLCAAKAGYITGQNILLDGGAFPGTL, encoded by the coding sequence GTGGATCTCGGGATCAAGGGCCGCCGCGCCATCGTCTGCGCCTCCAGCAAGGGTTTGGGCCGCGCCTGCGCCATCGCGCTGGCCAATGAGGGCGTCGACGTCACGATCACCGCGCGTGGCGCCGAGGCGCTGGCCAAGACCGCGGCGGAGATCCGCGCCGCCAATCCCGGCATCACCGTGACCGAGGTGCCCGGCGACATCACCACGCCGGAAGGCCGCGCCGCCGTGCTCAAAGCCTGCCCGGATCCGGACATCCTGATCAACAATGCCGGCGGCCCGCCGCCCGGCGACTTCCGCAACTGGACCCGCGACGACTGGATCAAGGCGCTCGATGCCAACATGCTGACGCCGATCGAGCTGATCAAGGCGACCGTCGACGGCATGATGGCGCGCAAGTTCGGCCGCATCGTCAACATCACCTCGGCCGCGGTGAAGGCGCCGATCGACATTCTGGGCCTGTCCAACGGCGCCCGCGCCGGACTCACCGGCTTCGTCGCCGGCCTGTCGCGCAAGACGGTGATCAACAATGTGACGATCAATGCGCTGCTGCCGGGCCCGTTCGAGACCGACCGGCTGCGCTCGACAGCCAAGGGCGAAGCCGAGAAGCGCGGCGTCACGCCGGAGCAGATCCTGGCCGACCGCGCCAAGACCAACCCCGCCGGCCGCTTCGGCGATCCCGAAGAATTTGGCCTCGCCTGTGCCTTCCTGTGCGCCGCCAAGGCCGGCTACATCACCGGGCAGAACATCCTGCTGGACGGTGGTGCATTCCCGGGCACGCTGTAG
- a CDS encoding SDR family oxidoreductase — MSDLFDVSREVILITGASQGLGRQFARVLAAHGAAVVLAARQIGKLKALEDEIKAKGGRAVAVEMDVTNTASIARGLDAAEAALGPVTVLVNNAGIAVEKLALEQSEADWDAVIGANLKGAYFAATEVARRMIARKAPGNIINIASVLGLSVVKFIAPYAISKAGVVQATKALALELASNNIRVNALAPGYIDTDINHDVWETPAGEKLIKRIPQRRVGHESDLDGAILLLASNASRYMTGSVITVDGGFLLT; from the coding sequence ATGTCCGACCTGTTCGATGTCAGCCGTGAGGTGATCCTGATCACCGGCGCAAGCCAGGGACTCGGCCGGCAGTTCGCGCGGGTGCTGGCGGCGCATGGCGCAGCGGTCGTGCTCGCGGCGCGGCAGATCGGCAAGCTCAAGGCACTGGAGGACGAGATCAAGGCCAAGGGTGGTCGCGCGGTCGCGGTCGAGATGGACGTGACGAATACCGCCTCGATCGCAAGAGGCCTCGATGCCGCGGAGGCCGCGCTCGGCCCGGTCACGGTGCTCGTCAACAATGCCGGCATCGCAGTCGAGAAGCTCGCGCTCGAACAGAGCGAGGCCGACTGGGACGCCGTGATCGGCGCCAATCTGAAGGGCGCCTATTTCGCCGCGACCGAAGTCGCGCGCCGCATGATCGCGCGGAAAGCGCCGGGCAACATCATCAACATCGCCTCCGTGCTCGGCTTGAGCGTGGTGAAGTTCATCGCGCCCTATGCGATCTCCAAGGCCGGCGTGGTGCAGGCGACCAAGGCGCTCGCGCTGGAGCTTGCCAGCAACAACATCCGCGTCAACGCGCTGGCGCCGGGCTATATCGACACCGACATCAACCACGATGTCTGGGAGACGCCGGCCGGCGAGAAGCTGATCAAGCGCATCCCGCAGCGCCGCGTCGGCCATGAGAGCGATCTCGACGGCGCCATCTTGCTGCTGGCGTCGAACGCCTCGCGCTACATGACCGGCAGCGTCATCACCGTGGACGGCGGCTTCCTGCTGACTTGA
- a CDS encoding CvpA family protein, which yields MNSFDLAACAALMIAVYSGFSTGLLRSAITILAYLLAMPLAMGAVAAMSPQLQDVHGAPLAQNWLQFFAAFLVIGVALGKVGRMMLDEAIGPDAGFGDRLAGALLGAVRVGMVAITLVLVFDRIVPPDRQPRFLDGSRLRPILSLAGAKGFRSLPPEVASLIDRLKQERRI from the coding sequence ATGAATAGTTTCGACCTCGCCGCTTGTGCCGCCCTCATGATTGCCGTCTACAGCGGCTTCTCGACCGGGCTGCTGCGCAGCGCCATCACGATCCTCGCATATCTCCTGGCCATGCCGCTGGCGATGGGCGCGGTCGCGGCGATGAGCCCGCAGTTGCAGGACGTGCATGGCGCGCCGCTGGCGCAGAACTGGCTGCAGTTCTTCGCCGCCTTTCTGGTCATCGGCGTCGCGCTTGGCAAGGTCGGCCGCATGATGCTGGACGAGGCGATCGGCCCCGACGCCGGCTTCGGCGACCGGCTCGCCGGCGCCCTGCTCGGCGCGGTGCGCGTCGGCATGGTTGCGATCACGCTCGTTTTGGTGTTCGACCGGATCGTCCCGCCGGACCGCCAGCCGCGCTTCCTGGACGGCTCGCGGCTGCGGCCGATCCTCTCGCTCGCGGGCGCGAAAGGCTTCCGCTCGCTGCCGCCGGAGGTGGCGAGCCTGATCGATCGCCTGAAGCAGGAACGGCGGATCTGA
- a CDS encoding DUF3775 domain-containing protein has product MPELTISPEKVAFLIEKAREFDVKEQVSDPDSGSNAADDDMIDVLEDTGDDPVVREITGFINAMSEDEQVDLVALMRLGRGDGDIDEWDDLRREAAGQRDRHTARYLLGEPMLGDLLAEGLDAFGIDWTDARTTADSSSPSERDEDEITKQ; this is encoded by the coding sequence ATGCCAGAGTTGACGATATCGCCCGAGAAAGTGGCATTCCTGATCGAGAAGGCGCGCGAGTTCGACGTCAAGGAGCAGGTGAGCGACCCCGACTCCGGCTCCAATGCCGCCGACGACGACATGATCGACGTGCTGGAGGATACTGGCGACGATCCGGTGGTGCGCGAGATCACCGGTTTCATCAATGCCATGAGCGAGGACGAGCAGGTTGATCTCGTCGCCCTGATGCGGCTCGGCCGCGGCGACGGCGACATCGACGAATGGGACGATCTGCGCCGCGAAGCCGCCGGCCAGCGCGACCGCCACACCGCGCGCTATCTGCTGGGTGAGCCGATGCTGGGCGACCTCCTGGCGGAGGGCCTTGACGCGTTCGGCATCGACTGGACGGACGCACGCACGACGGCGGATTCGTCGAGCCCGAGCGAGCGCGACGAGGATGAGATCACGAAGCAGTAG
- a CDS encoding coniferyl aldehyde dehydrogenase codes for MDQSLKSPPVSALDDAFHAMVEASRSAPPPPLADRLDRLKRLRAMISDNEKQLEQAISADFGHRCAVETTIAETLFLQTETKHTMTMLPRWMAPRRIATSLQFFPARNRLIPQPLGVVGIIAPWNYPLQLTLAPAIGAIAAGNRVLIKPSELTPGFSALLKELVAAHFDPNDLTVTGIEDGIAQAFAALPFDHLVFTGSTRVGRIVAEAAGRNLTPVTLELGGKSPTIVDVSANIDEAAERIAYAKLMNAGQTCIAPDYVFVTEAQRDAFAGKVHGHMVRMFGTHPANGDYTSIISERHYQRLEGLLRDAIARGAKPLTVTSPEDPAWKKLRKFPPTVVVGATSDMAIMQEEIFGPLLPILSYRDADEAIRFINAHDRPLALYWFGTDEAARDKVLARTVSGGVTINDCLLHFAQMNQPMGGVGASGIGHYHGEWGFNSFSKLKPVFYRSPFNRMKDLYPPYGASVARIEKLLRFLS; via the coding sequence ATGGATCAATCCCTGAAGAGCCCCCCGGTGTCGGCGCTCGATGACGCCTTCCACGCCATGGTGGAGGCGTCGCGGAGCGCGCCTCCGCCGCCGCTGGCGGACCGGCTGGATCGCCTCAAGCGTTTGCGCGCGATGATCTCCGACAATGAGAAACAGCTGGAGCAGGCGATCTCGGCCGATTTCGGTCATCGCTGCGCGGTCGAGACCACGATCGCCGAGACGCTGTTCCTGCAGACCGAGACCAAGCACACGATGACGATGCTGCCGCGCTGGATGGCGCCGCGGCGGATCGCGACCTCGCTGCAGTTCTTTCCCGCCCGCAATCGGCTGATCCCGCAACCGCTCGGGGTCGTCGGCATCATCGCGCCCTGGAATTATCCGCTGCAGCTGACGCTCGCGCCCGCCATCGGCGCCATCGCGGCCGGCAATCGCGTGCTGATCAAGCCGAGCGAGCTGACGCCGGGCTTCTCGGCGCTGCTCAAGGAGCTGGTCGCCGCGCATTTCGATCCGAACGATCTCACGGTGACCGGCATCGAGGATGGAATCGCGCAGGCCTTCGCCGCGCTGCCATTCGATCATCTCGTGTTCACCGGCTCAACCCGCGTCGGTCGCATCGTCGCCGAGGCAGCGGGACGCAATCTCACTCCGGTCACGCTCGAGCTGGGCGGCAAGTCGCCGACCATCGTCGATGTCTCTGCCAATATCGATGAGGCCGCGGAGCGCATCGCCTATGCCAAGCTGATGAACGCCGGCCAGACCTGCATCGCGCCGGACTATGTCTTCGTGACGGAAGCGCAGCGTGACGCGTTCGCCGGCAAGGTGCACGGCCACATGGTCCGCATGTTCGGCACCCATCCGGCGAATGGCGACTATACCTCGATCATTTCCGAGCGGCACTATCAGCGCCTCGAAGGCCTGCTGCGCGATGCGATCGCCCGCGGCGCCAAGCCGCTGACCGTCACCAGCCCGGAAGATCCCGCCTGGAAGAAGCTGCGCAAATTCCCGCCGACGGTCGTCGTCGGCGCGACGTCCGACATGGCGATCATGCAGGAGGAGATCTTCGGTCCGCTGCTGCCGATCCTGTCCTATCGCGACGCCGACGAGGCGATTCGCTTCATCAACGCGCATGACCGGCCGCTGGCGCTGTACTGGTTCGGCACCGACGAGGCGGCGCGCGACAAGGTGCTGGCACGCACCGTCTCCGGCGGCGTCACGATCAACGACTGCCTGCTGCACTTCGCCCAGATGAACCAGCCGATGGGCGGCGTCGGCGCCTCCGGCATCGGCCACTATCACGGCGAATGGGGCTTCAACAGCTTCAGCAAGCTGAAGCCGGTGTTCTACCGCTCGCCGTTCAACCGCATGAAGGATCTCTATCCGCCCTATGGCGCCAGCGTCGCGAGAATCGAGAAGCTGCTGCGGTTTCTGAGCTAG
- a CDS encoding MBL fold metallo-hydrolase, which produces MQWTVGRVRITKFAELETVGGTRFILPQSAPEAIRALPWITPEFATAEGKLKMSIHTLVLETPTRRIVVDTGLGNDKQGRSVPVWNGRSTPFLETMSAAGFPPESIDMVICTHLHVDHVGWNTRLVGGRWIPTFPNARYVFGRTEYEHWRDYSEAADETATFADSVQPVVAAGRAELVASDAVISDEITLIPTPGHSPGHVSLHIRSGGAEALLSGDVAHHPCQMAHLDWSSTVDFNPAQAIATRQALFSRFADTGTLVIGGHFDAGQIRRDGAAFRFQAVPGSGSA; this is translated from the coding sequence ATGCAGTGGACGGTGGGCCGGGTCAGGATCACCAAATTCGCCGAGCTGGAAACGGTCGGCGGCACCCGCTTCATCCTGCCGCAGTCGGCCCCCGAGGCCATCCGCGCGCTGCCCTGGATCACACCGGAGTTCGCCACGGCCGAAGGCAAGCTGAAGATGTCGATCCACACTCTGGTGCTGGAGACCCCGACGCGGCGCATCGTCGTCGACACCGGCCTCGGCAATGACAAGCAGGGCCGCAGCGTGCCGGTGTGGAACGGCCGCAGCACGCCGTTCCTGGAGACGATGAGCGCGGCCGGCTTTCCGCCCGAGAGCATCGACATGGTGATCTGCACGCATCTGCACGTCGACCATGTCGGCTGGAATACGCGGCTGGTCGGCGGCCGCTGGATTCCGACCTTCCCCAACGCACGCTACGTGTTCGGCCGCACTGAATATGAGCATTGGCGCGATTACAGCGAGGCTGCCGACGAAACCGCGACCTTCGCCGATTCCGTGCAGCCGGTCGTCGCGGCCGGCAGGGCCGAGCTGGTTGCGAGCGACGCTGTCATCAGCGACGAGATCACGCTGATCCCGACGCCGGGCCACAGCCCCGGTCATGTCAGCCTGCACATCCGCTCCGGTGGTGCGGAGGCACTGCTGAGCGGCGATGTCGCACATCATCCCTGCCAGATGGCACATCTGGACTGGAGCTCGACCGTCGACTTCAACCCTGCCCAGGCCATCGCCACCCGGCAGGCGCTGTTCTCGCGTTTCGCCGATACCGGCACGCTGGTGATCG